A region of the Desulfobacter postgatei 2ac9 genome:
AATCTGGGAAGAGGTGAAGTTTACACAATGGCCAAAGGAGGGCTTTTCCGATTATGCCCCCATGGATATTGTGAAAAAGATTCAGGAATCCGGTATCGTGGGGTTAGGCGGGGCAGCGTTCCCCACCCATGTCAAGGTGATGCCCAATGATACCCGGGTGATTGATACCATGGTGGTGAACGGGTGTGAGTGCGAGCCATATCTGACCTGTGATTACAGACTTATGGTTGAGGCGCCTGAGGTGATCGTCACCGGCTCGCTTCTGACGGGAAGGGCTGTCTCGGCCAGGGAGGTTGTCATCTGTGTGGAGGACAATAAGCCCGAGGCCATAAGACGTCTTCAGCATGCGGCACAGAAGACAGTGGTGCAGGTTGTCGTACTGAAAACAAAATATCCCCAGGGCAGTGAAAAGCAGCTTGTGAAGGCCGTGGTCGGTCTTGATATTCCGTTAGGCGGTTTGCCGGCTGACGCAGGCGTTGCCGTAAGTAACGTGCAAACCATGGCCACCGTGGCCCGCAGCCTTATCAAGGACGTGCCGCTTACCCACAGGGTGATCACTGTTTCCGGCCGTGGCATCTGCAATCCGAAAAATATTTTTGTGCCCATCGGGGTCTCTTTGGCCGAGGTGGTTGACTTCTGCGGCGGCCTGACGCCTGATGCGGCCCGGATTATTTCCGGCGGCCCCATGATGGGGTTTGCATTCTCTGATCTGTCTGCCCCCGTAACCAAAGGCACGTCCGGGCTGACGATTCTTACCCATGACGAGGTCCGCAAGACGGATGAGACAAATTGCGTGCGCTGCGGGCGATGTGTGGACGCCTGTCCCATGAACCTTGTGCCCACAAAGCTGGCGTTGGCGGCCAGGTATAAGGCTCCTGAGCTTGCTGCCCAATACCATATTCGTGCCTGTGTTGAATGCGGGAGCTGTTCCTATGTATGCCCGGCAAAGCTGAACCTGGTTCAGTTGATTCGTGAGGGTAAGGTCCAGCTGAACGCCTGGGAACGTCGCTGATATAAACAATAAAGATTAATTGATACAAGGAACAAAACGTGTCAAACACAAATAGACAGATAAATTCAGCCCTGTCGTTTGAAGACAGGCCCGGCCGAAAGCCGCCCTTTATAAGCGTGGCTCCGTCTCCGCATATATCAGACAGCAGGGCCGGCACCCGCAGGATGATGATTGATGTGATCCTTGGGCTCTCTCCGGCCATTGCCGTCGCTCTTTATTTATTCCGGTTCTATGCCCTTAAACAGATTCTTGTCTGTGTGGTGGCCTGCCTTGCTGCGGAATATATCTTCGTGCGCATGCGGGGGAAATATTTTACGTTAAAAGATTGCTCCGCCATGGTTACCGGCGTCATTTTAGGTCTTTCCATGCCGGGGGCAGCCCCCTGGTTTGTGGGGGCTTTGGCCTCCGTAGTCGGCATTGGGATCGGCAAAATCGTATTCGGCGGGATCGGGATGAACATATTCAACCCTGCCATGGTGGGACGGGCGTTTGTCATGATTGCCTTTGCCCAGCTCATGGGCGCCGGTGCCTATGAAAATGTGACAGGACTGGTGGATGCCGTGTCTGGGGCCACCCCTTTGAGTGCGTTGAAGTTCAATGGCGTTCAAACCGGTATCGTGCCATTGTTTATGGGCGTTACCAACGGGTCTGTCGGTGAGGTAAGTGCCATTGCCTGCATTTTAGGTGGGCTGTATCTGATTTACAGAAAAACCGCTTCCTGGCAGATCCCTGCAAGCATTCTGGTGACCGTTGCCCTGATCGCCGGGATTACGGACATGGCTGGGGGATATCAAGGTCTGTTCCTGCTGCACCATCTGTGTGCAGGCGCACTGATGTTCGGTGCCTTTTTCATTGCCACGGACCCCGTGACCTCTCCTTTAACCCCTAAAGGGAAAGTGATATTCGGTGTGGCTACCGGGTGCCTGATCATGCTGATTCGCCTGTTTTCCGGTTATCCCGAAGGTGTGATGTTTGCCGTACTGATAATGAATGCCATGACTCCGCTGATCAACCGCTGGACTATTCCCCAGCCCATGGGACAAAGGGAGGCCTGATATCATGTCATTGAAAAAAAGTAACCTGGCCCAGGCCTGGCTGGTACTTCTCCTTGCCACCTTGTTCGGTACCGCCCTTGCCGGTATCCAGGCAAAGCTCGGGCCCGTAATTGAGGCGAACAAGATTAAAGAGACCATGGCAAAAATACCGGTGCTGGTGCTTGGAGAGGATCTGGCTGCCGAACTTGCCGCCGAAAACCAGACGCTCACCATCAAATCACGGGTGATTGAAATAAAGCAAAACGGCACCACCAAATTCTACACAGTGTATGATGTATGGCTGCCTGACGGAAAAATGGTGGGGCATGTGGTCAAAGCAGACGGCCAGGGCTATGCGGATAAAATTGAATTGCTGCTGGGTCTTGATGCCCAGGGCAAAAGCATTACAGGGCTTTTTGTTCTGGATCAGAAAGAGACACCCGGTCTGGGCGCCAAGATTATGGAAGATGCCTGGCGGGGTCAGTTCAAAGAAAAATCCACGGAAAATACCCTTGCCGTTGTTAAGGGGGGCGGAGGCAAAGAAGACCAGATCGACGCAATTTCCGGTGCCACCATCTCTTCAAGGAGTGTGACCGGTATCGTAAATACGACGATTGCCAATGTGACATCTCAGCTTCAGGTCACTGACGGCCCTGATGATAACAAAAGTCCGGCGATTCAAAATGAGGAACCCGGTAAAAATAAGGAGCGTTCCTGATGGCTGATCAACCTACAGCTATGGAGAGATTTGTACAGGGGATTCTGCCCGAGAATCCGGTCTACCGGCAGCTTCTTGGGCTGTGTGCCACCCTGGCTGTTACCAACGGCATGAAGCCCGCATTAACCATGGGTGTTTGTGTGGCCTTTGTTCTGGTGTGTGCCAATGTTGTGATCAGCCTGATCCGAAACCTGTTGAAACCCCATCTGCGGATCGTGGTCTTCACCCTCACCATTGCCACCTTTGTAACGGTGGCGGACAGGGTTCTGGCCGCATACATGTTCCAGATGAGTAAAACCCTTGGCCCCTATATCCCTTTGATTATTGTTAACTGTCTGATCATTTGCCGGTGTGAGGTGTGTGCATCCAAGCAGAATGTGGTTATTGCAGCGGCTGATGCCCTGGGTCAGTCCATCGGGTTCGGCCTGGCGCTGGCCAGTATTGCCGCTATCCGTGAGATTTTAGGCACCGGCATGCTCATGGGATTCAGGGTCCTGCCGGCTTTTTGGCCGGACTGGGTCATCATGGTACTTCCCCCCGGTGCATTTATTACACTGGGTCTGCTGCTGGGGCTGGTGAATTATATCGATTTTAAGCGAGAAGAAGCTCGTAAATAAACTTAGATGAAAATTTATTAAATAATTGAGGCGAGTCTAATGGACTATTTTGTGGATATCCTGCTGATTGCCCTGTCAGCATCGATAATTAACAACTTTATATTTTATTACTTTGTGGGTATCTGCCCGTTTGTGGGCGTGTCCAGAAAAGTGGATATGGCCTTTGGCATGGGATGCGCCGTGACCTTTGTCATGAGTATTGCCGCGTTTCTTTCCTGGGGCATCACTGTTTTCGTGCTTATTCCCGGCGCACCCGTATCAACCTTTATTGCCGGGTTCTTTACAACGCCTGAAGCGGCCGCGCAAATTGATCTGACAGTGCTCAGTTACATTGTCTATATTTTTGCCATTGCTTCTTCGGTTCAATTTGTAGAGATGTATGTTAGAAAATTTTTCCCACCCCTTTACCGGTCTTTCGGGGTGTTTCTGCCGTTGATAACCACCAATTGCGCCATCCTCTTTGCCTGCCTGACCATCATGAGCCATGTGGCGGGCGTTGATAATCCCAAAGAGGTGTGGGACTTGGGCAAAGCCATGACCCTGGCACTTTTTGGCGGATTGGGATTCACCATTGCCATCGTAATTATGGCGGGTATCCGGGAGGAACTGGAACTTTGCGATATCCCCAGGCCCTTTAAAGGGGCGGCCATTACCCTGGTCATCGGTGGGATTCTGGCCATTGCCTTCATGGGATTCACCGGGGTGGATTCAGGTATCAAGAACGTGCTGAAACCTGTGCCTGCCGTCCAGGAACAAAGTTCTGAAGCAAGCCGCAACAACTTGACTCAATATTTAGCTGATATAACCTGTAAGGGCCATAACGGCCAGGAGATTGTGCCATGATGGTTTCACTGGGTATCGCCGGCGCAAGTATGCTGGTCATGGCTATTATTTTTTCCTATATCCTGGGATGGGCCAATAAAAAATTTAAAGTTGTCGTGGATCCTAAAATTGAAGAGGTGACACAGG
Encoded here:
- a CDS encoding electron transport complex protein RnfA, which encodes MDYFVDILLIALSASIINNFIFYYFVGICPFVGVSRKVDMAFGMGCAVTFVMSIAAFLSWGITVFVLIPGAPVSTFIAGFFTTPEAAAQIDLTVLSYIVYIFAIASSVQFVEMYVRKFFPPLYRSFGVFLPLITTNCAILFACLTIMSHVAGVDNPKEVWDLGKAMTLALFGGLGFTIAIVIMAGIREELELCDIPRPFKGAAITLVIGGILAIAFMGFTGVDSGIKNVLKPVPAVQEQSSEASRNNLTQYLADITCKGHNGQEIVP
- the rsxC gene encoding electron transport complex subunit RsxC, which encodes MGLLKLKGFPGTGSFPHGIHPPDNKALSANRPVEVMETPRTVTLPLLQHLGVPSKQVVKSGETVSYGQMVAKGEAFVSASLHSPIAGKVKKNVTVTLPNGRRVDAITIQAEGEQIPPERIWEEVKFTQWPKEGFSDYAPMDIVKKIQESGIVGLGGAAFPTHVKVMPNDTRVIDTMVVNGCECEPYLTCDYRLMVEAPEVIVTGSLLTGRAVSAREVVICVEDNKPEAIRRLQHAAQKTVVQVVVLKTKYPQGSEKQLVKAVVGLDIPLGGLPADAGVAVSNVQTMATVARSLIKDVPLTHRVITVSGRGICNPKNIFVPIGVSLAEVVDFCGGLTPDAARIISGGPMMGFAFSDLSAPVTKGTSGLTILTHDEVRKTDETNCVRCGRCVDACPMNLVPTKLALAARYKAPELAAQYHIRACVECGSCSYVCPAKLNLVQLIREGKVQLNAWERR
- a CDS encoding RnfABCDGE type electron transport complex subunit D, translating into MSNTNRQINSALSFEDRPGRKPPFISVAPSPHISDSRAGTRRMMIDVILGLSPAIAVALYLFRFYALKQILVCVVACLAAEYIFVRMRGKYFTLKDCSAMVTGVILGLSMPGAAPWFVGALASVVGIGIGKIVFGGIGMNIFNPAMVGRAFVMIAFAQLMGAGAYENVTGLVDAVSGATPLSALKFNGVQTGIVPLFMGVTNGSVGEVSAIACILGGLYLIYRKTASWQIPASILVTVALIAGITDMAGGYQGLFLLHHLCAGALMFGAFFIATDPVTSPLTPKGKVIFGVATGCLIMLIRLFSGYPEGVMFAVLIMNAMTPLINRWTIPQPMGQREA
- a CDS encoding FMN-binding protein, translating into MSLKKSNLAQAWLVLLLATLFGTALAGIQAKLGPVIEANKIKETMAKIPVLVLGEDLAAELAAENQTLTIKSRVIEIKQNGTTKFYTVYDVWLPDGKMVGHVVKADGQGYADKIELLLGLDAQGKSITGLFVLDQKETPGLGAKIMEDAWRGQFKEKSTENTLAVVKGGGGKEDQIDAISGATISSRSVTGIVNTTIANVTSQLQVTDGPDDNKSPAIQNEEPGKNKERS
- the rsxE gene encoding electron transport complex subunit RsxE encodes the protein MADQPTAMERFVQGILPENPVYRQLLGLCATLAVTNGMKPALTMGVCVAFVLVCANVVISLIRNLLKPHLRIVVFTLTIATFVTVADRVLAAYMFQMSKTLGPYIPLIIVNCLIICRCEVCASKQNVVIAAADALGQSIGFGLALASIAAIREILGTGMLMGFRVLPAFWPDWVIMVLPPGAFITLGLLLGLVNYIDFKREEARK